A single region of the Gossypium arboreum isolate Shixiya-1 chromosome 12, ASM2569848v2, whole genome shotgun sequence genome encodes:
- the LOC108478342 gene encoding ABC transporter G family member 14-like, translated as MPLNLIATKPEHGMSSGPLEALSETPEPHNSAMLAFPIQRNSQPPVRLTTLYPITLKFEEIVYKVKLEQKGSCWGGWITREKTILNGISGVVYPGEILAMLGPSGSGKTTLLTALGGRLTGKLSGKITYNGQPFCGAIKRRAGFVAQDDVLYPHLTVTETLLFTALLRLPNSLSRDEKVQHVERVIAELGLTRCRNSMIGGPLFRGISGGEKKRVSIGQEMLINPSLLLLDEPTSGLDSTTAQRILTTIKRLASGGRTVVTTIHQPSSRLYHMFDKVVLLSEGCPIYYGSASAALEYFSSIGFSTSMTVNPADLLLDLANGIGPDFIHSVEQVESTEQEQKSVKDALISAYEKNISTRLKTELCNSDVNSGMNAKEPSARNDKSEQWCTSWWHQFKVLLQRGVRERRYEAFNRLRIFQVISVAVLGGLLWWHTPASHISDRIALLFFFSVFWGFYPLYNAVFTFPQERRMLIKERSSGMYRLSSYFLARTFGDLPLELALPTAFVFIIYWMAGLKPDPVTFILSLLVVLYNVLVSQSLGLAIGAILMDVKQATTLASVTTLVFLIAGGYYVQQIPAFIVWLKYLSYSYYCYKLLLGVQYKEDDYYECSKGVWCRVGDLPAIKSMGLSHMWIDVSIMALMLVGYRLIAYMALHRVRLR; from the exons ATGCCTCTTAACTTGATAGCAACGAAACCAGAACATGGCATGAGTAGTGGCCCATTGGAGGCTCTGTCAGAGACGCCTGAGCCCCACAACAGTGCTATGCTTGCGTTTCCAATACAACGCAACTCACAACCTCCTGTCAGACTCACCACTTTGTATCCTATAACTTTGAAG TTTGAAGAGATCGTGTACAAGGTGAAGTTGGAGCAGAAAGGATCATGCTGGGGTGGATGGATCACACGAGAAAAGACCATACTCAATGGCATCTCAGGTGTTGTTTATCCAGGAGAAATACTAGCAATGTTGGGTCCATCAGGAAGTGGTAAAACCACCCTCCTTACGGCTCTTGGAGGCCGCCTCACTGGCAAGCTATCCGGAAAGATCACATACAATGGTCAGCCATTTTGTGGTGCCATAAAGCGAAGAGCAGGATTCGTGGCTCAGGATGATGTTTTGTACCCTCATCTCACGGTGACCGAGACCCTTTTATTCACTGCACTGTTAAGGCTGCCCAACAGCTTGAGCCGAGATGAGAAAGTCCAACATGTGGAGAGAGTTATCGCTGAGCTGGGACTAACGAGATGCCGAAACAGCATGATTGGAGGGCCATTATTTAGAGGAATATCTGGTGGGGAGAAGAAGAGAGTTAGCATAGGCCAGGAAATGCTAATCAATCCAAGTTTACTTTTGCTAGATGAGCCCACCTCAGGTTTGGACTCAACCACAGCACAACGGATCTTGACCACAATCAAACGCCTGGCTAGTGGGGGCAGAACTGTAGTCACCACCATTCATCAGCCCTCTAGTCGACTCTATCACATGTTTGACAAGGTTGTTTTGCTCTCTGAGGGCTGCCCCATCTACTACGGTTCAGCATCTGCAGCCCTGGAATATTTTTCCTCCATTGGATTTTCTACATCCATGACTGTCAATCCAGCTGATCTCTTACTTGATCTTGCTAACG GAATCGGACCTGATTTTATACACTCAGTGGAGCAAGTTGAGAGTACAGAACAAGAACAGAAATCGGTGAAAGATGCTCTTATATCTGCCTACGAGAAAAACATTTCCACAAGACTGAAAACCGAGCTTTGCAATTCAGATGTCAATAGCGGCATGAATGCAAAAGAGCCATCTGCAA GGAATgacaaatcagaacagtggtgcACAAGTTGGTGGCACCAGTTCAAGGTGCTGCTCCAAAGAGGGGTAAGAGAAAGGAGGTACGAAGCCTTCAACAGGCTAAGAATTTTCCAAGTCATCAGTGTGGCCGTACTGGGTGGACTACTATGGTGGCATACCCCAGCTTCTCACATCTCAGACCGC ATAGCGCTGCTGTTTTTCTTCTCTGTCTTCTGGGGATTCTATCCACTCTACAATGCGGTATTCACATTTCCACAAGAAAGAAGAATGCTAATCAAGGAACGATCATCTGGGATGTACCGCCTTTCATCTTACTTCCTGGCTAGAACATTCGGTGATCTACCACTGGAGCTTGCGCTTCCAACAGCCTTCGTCTTCATAATCTATTGGATGGCTGGTCTTAAACCTGACCCTGTTACCTTCATCTTATCCCTGCTAGTGGTGCTTTACAATGTGCTGGTCTCTCAAAGTCTGGGTTTAGCCATTGGGGCTATTCTCATGGACGTTAAAcaggccaccacattagcttctGTAACAACTCTTGTTTTCCTCATAGCTGGGGGATACTATGTTCAACAAATCCCGGCTTTCATAGTGTGGCTAAAGTACTTGAGTTATAGCTACTATTGCTACAAGCTTCTGCTTGGAGTTCAGTACAAAGAGGATGATTATTACGAGTGCTCAAAGGGAGTGTGGTGTAGGGTTGGGGATCTTCCTGCCATCAAATCAATGGGTCTGAGTCACATGTGGATAGATGTGTCTATTATGGCACTCATGCTGGTCGGCTATCGACTCATCGCTTATATGGCTCTTCATCGAGTGCGGTTGAGGTAA